A portion of the Corynebacterium heidelbergense genome contains these proteins:
- a CDS encoding acyl-CoA dehydrogenase family protein encodes MSHTTAEQDTTPPAESNEPTNATTTDAPGTSGAAAAPKNPRGPFRREAGPARLDKNVDLAVAAELQKVLDGDFADTRQRIRTYLANEKRLPRYDLSLEESRAHTTSQLAECLETGLPFGAFTKEQGGTGDSGATLTGIEMLGHADLSLMVKSGVQWGLFGGAVSNLGSERHRDIVEDIIHLRALGCFAMSERGHGSDVQSLETTGTYDPETQEFIVNSPTAASEKWYIGNAARDGRWAAVFCQLFTPDQEESHGVHCILVRIREDDGSAVEGVHIGDHGYKGGLRGVDNGTLMFDNVRVPRENLLNRFAEVDAEGHYSSPIENPNARFFTMLGALVRGRVTVGAAAGAAARTCLDIGVRYANLRRQFRADDSLPEKKLIEYRQHRLRLIPRVARAYALQFATNRLISRVHELEELGLDRAKMSKQEQQDQREVEAHAAALKVANTQHATDVIQEMREATGGYGYMAENLLTTMKADSDIFTTFEGDNVVMMQLCAKELMTGFAKELGGLKPMEMVRFGLDNFATLLRRRTAADTIIQNFVDTFTDSEETSLFDPAYQVKLLTEREDRLMLSLARRLRPAKKMPVEEAAVVVDEAQDHLLAVGWAHVDRILMEAFLDAESKIDSERAAEVLEQLRDVYFLNLVVRDAAWYLEQNLLSGTRTKSARAALNDLVDSLGPWSEVLVDAFGVPRELTNVDLMSDYEEMVPKAESCPAAGQKAAQGGTENNREQGEGSAAGGAAESDKPAVEPSADGEVADGSEKTNSLGDIEAGEQ; translated from the coding sequence ATGTCACATACCACCGCCGAACAGGACACAACTCCGCCGGCCGAAAGCAATGAGCCGACGAACGCCACCACCACCGATGCTCCCGGCACCTCTGGTGCCGCAGCAGCGCCGAAGAATCCCCGCGGCCCGTTCCGCCGCGAGGCGGGCCCCGCGCGCCTGGATAAGAACGTCGATCTTGCCGTAGCTGCCGAATTGCAGAAAGTACTGGACGGGGACTTCGCGGACACCCGCCAGCGAATCCGCACCTACCTGGCGAACGAGAAACGCCTTCCCCGCTACGACCTCAGCTTGGAGGAATCCCGGGCCCATACGACCTCCCAACTAGCTGAATGTCTCGAAACCGGCCTACCCTTTGGCGCCTTCACCAAGGAGCAGGGGGGCACCGGTGATAGCGGCGCCACACTTACCGGCATAGAAATGCTGGGCCACGCTGATCTCTCGCTGATGGTGAAGTCCGGCGTCCAGTGGGGTCTGTTTGGAGGAGCCGTAAGTAACTTGGGTTCGGAACGCCACAGGGACATCGTGGAGGACATCATCCATCTCCGCGCCCTCGGCTGCTTCGCAATGTCCGAACGAGGTCACGGTTCCGATGTCCAGTCTCTGGAGACCACGGGCACCTATGATCCGGAAACCCAAGAATTCATCGTCAACTCCCCCACTGCGGCCTCCGAGAAGTGGTACATCGGCAACGCCGCTCGCGATGGCCGCTGGGCCGCCGTGTTTTGCCAGTTGTTCACCCCGGACCAGGAAGAATCCCACGGGGTGCACTGCATCTTGGTGCGCATTCGCGAGGATGACGGCTCCGCCGTAGAGGGCGTCCACATCGGTGATCACGGCTACAAGGGCGGCCTGCGCGGGGTGGACAACGGCACCCTCATGTTCGACAACGTGCGCGTGCCGCGCGAGAACCTGCTGAACCGCTTCGCGGAGGTAGATGCCGAAGGGCATTACTCCTCCCCCATCGAGAACCCCAACGCGCGGTTCTTCACGATGCTCGGCGCCCTGGTACGCGGCCGCGTGACTGTGGGTGCCGCGGCCGGTGCCGCTGCCCGAACCTGCCTGGACATCGGCGTGCGCTACGCCAACCTGCGCCGCCAGTTCCGAGCCGATGACAGCCTGCCAGAGAAGAAGCTCATCGAGTACCGCCAACACCGGCTGCGCCTCATCCCCCGGGTTGCCCGGGCCTACGCCCTGCAGTTCGCCACCAACCGCCTGATCTCCCGCGTACACGAGCTGGAGGAGCTCGGGCTGGACCGTGCAAAGATGTCCAAGCAGGAGCAGCAGGACCAGCGCGAGGTAGAGGCCCACGCAGCAGCGCTGAAGGTCGCTAACACCCAGCACGCCACGGACGTCATCCAGGAGATGCGCGAAGCCACCGGCGGCTACGGCTACATGGCGGAAAACCTGCTGACCACGATGAAGGCAGACTCGGATATCTTCACCACCTTCGAGGGCGACAACGTGGTGATGATGCAGCTCTGCGCCAAGGAGCTGATGACCGGCTTCGCTAAGGAGCTCGGCGGCCTCAAGCCCATGGAGATGGTTCGGTTCGGGTTAGACAACTTCGCCACCCTGCTGCGCCGCCGCACCGCTGCGGACACGATCATCCAAAACTTCGTGGATACCTTCACGGATTCCGAGGAGACCTCGCTGTTCGACCCCGCCTACCAGGTGAAGCTACTGACCGAGCGGGAGGACCGGCTCATGCTCTCCCTCGCCCGCCGCCTGCGGCCCGCCAAAAAAATGCCGGTGGAAGAAGCGGCGGTCGTGGTGGACGAGGCCCAGGATCACCTGCTCGCCGTGGGCTGGGCACACGTGGACCGCATCCTCATGGAGGCCTTCCTAGACGCCGAGTCCAAGATCGATTCCGAGCGAGCGGCAGAGGTGCTCGAGCAACTGCGCGACGTGTACTTCCTGAACCTCGTCGTGCGCGATGCCGCCTGGTACCTGGAGCAGAATCTGCTGTCCGGGACCCGCACAAAGTCCGCTCGAGCCGCGCTGAACGACCTGGTGGACTCCCTGGGCCCCTGGTCCGAGGTATTGGTTGATGCCTTCGGGGTGCCCCGCGAGCTGACCAACGTGGACCTCATGAGCGACTATGAGGAGATGGTGCCCAAGGCGGAAAGCTGCCCGGCCGCGGGCCAGAAGGCCGCTCAGGGTGGGACTGAGAATAACCGGGAGCAAGGCGAGGGCTCCGCCGCCGGTGGTGCCGCTGAGTCGGACAAACCCGCTGTGGAGCCGAGCGCTGACGGTGAGGTCGCGGACGGCTCGGAGAAGACGAACTCCCTCGGCGACATCGAGGCTGGTGAGCAGTAG
- the solA gene encoding N-methyl-L-tryptophan oxidase has translation MSDVEGASPMDADVIVVGLGSMGSAAVDRLAARGVNVLGFEQFGPVHQLGSHHGGSRIVRLSYFEHPSYVPLLRRAFELWDDLQGYAESQGEERVIHYCGGLYAGSPDCATYAGSLLAAREHGLDVELLTADECNRRFPQFTLAKEEVALFEKKAGFVRPELTVGLQLRRAAAHGADLRFNQKVREVTDSGGPQGVAVTTEEGTFRAPKAIITAGAWAPKMFESAGIPQFAERQVMYWFTPTDAEGDPMALAETFASGPVYIHDTTDTAQIYGFPASDGPEGGAKVAFFRKGRPTDPDEVDRVVTEEEVAAMQQRLTSFAPALAAGALVDAKACMYTTTPDEHFVIGPHPSPNSPNTAIACGFSGHGFKFVPVVGEILADLALTGETAHDISLFDPLRFSEVRAAQKPAPELR, from the coding sequence ATGAGCGATGTGGAGGGCGCGAGCCCCATGGATGCGGACGTCATTGTCGTAGGACTTGGCTCCATGGGCTCGGCCGCAGTGGATCGCTTGGCCGCTCGTGGAGTGAACGTTCTGGGTTTTGAACAATTCGGGCCGGTCCACCAACTGGGTTCCCACCACGGCGGCTCGCGCATCGTGCGTCTGTCTTACTTCGAGCACCCCAGCTACGTCCCCCTCCTGCGACGAGCCTTCGAGTTGTGGGATGACCTGCAGGGCTACGCCGAATCCCAAGGAGAGGAGCGGGTGATTCACTACTGCGGCGGGCTGTACGCCGGCTCCCCGGATTGCGCGACCTACGCCGGGTCCCTGCTCGCCGCCAGGGAGCACGGCCTGGACGTAGAGCTGCTCACCGCCGATGAGTGCAACCGGCGCTTTCCCCAATTCACCCTCGCCAAAGAGGAGGTGGCCCTGTTCGAGAAGAAGGCCGGGTTCGTCCGCCCCGAGCTGACCGTGGGGCTGCAGTTGCGCCGTGCCGCAGCACATGGGGCGGATCTCCGGTTCAACCAAAAGGTCCGTGAGGTCACCGATAGCGGAGGGCCCCAGGGAGTAGCCGTCACCACGGAGGAGGGCACCTTCCGTGCCCCCAAGGCCATCATCACGGCTGGGGCCTGGGCCCCCAAGATGTTCGAAAGTGCCGGTATCCCCCAGTTCGCCGAACGCCAGGTGATGTACTGGTTCACCCCGACGGATGCCGAAGGTGATCCGATGGCCCTGGCCGAGACCTTTGCTTCCGGCCCGGTCTACATTCACGATACTACGGATACCGCCCAGATCTACGGGTTTCCTGCGTCCGACGGCCCGGAGGGAGGGGCGAAGGTCGCGTTCTTCCGAAAAGGGCGGCCGACGGACCCCGATGAGGTCGATCGTGTCGTCACCGAGGAGGAAGTGGCCGCGATGCAGCAACGCCTCACCAGTTTCGCGCCCGCCCTTGCCGCCGGTGCCCTCGTGGACGCAAAAGCCTGCATGTACACCACTACTCCCGACGAACACTTCGTCATCGGCCCCCATCCCTCCCCGAACTCGCCGAATACCGCCATCGCCTGTGGCTTCTCCGGCCATGGCTTCAAATTCGTCCCCGTCGTCGGCGAGATCCTCGCGGACCTCGCCCTCACGGGCGAGACCGCACACGACATCTCCCTTTTCGATCCCCTACGCTTCAGCGAGGTGCGAGCAGCCCAAAAACCGGCTCCCGAGCTGCGATAG
- the ramB gene encoding acetate metabolism transcriptional regulator RamB translates to MTQPQPSQSTHAYQEDRPFVGSRLRQLRKERDISQARLAQTLGLSASYINQIEHDSRPLTLSVLTKITDAFGVDATFFAREDSTRLLAEVQDVVLDKEICPTPVDLTELAELVRNHPTLARAMVDMHSRYRNVSDKLSLATEERIQGSAVLSITPRGELFGRASGPEAFSMPHEEVRDYFYARQNYVDILDVQAERLSEHIGIAKLQIPFTEQIIVDRLKKSHDITVTYSRDLGDTQHQFIPERRELFVSAKMRPGQIAFRLASELAHLEAGDTITSLVELGHFTSQASRTLATRGLASYWAAALLLPYRTFHASAEESRYDLEFLMREYGVGYETVCHRLSTLQRPSLRGIPWTFVRVDRAGNMSKRQSASGLHLSNSGGTCPLWNVYETFSYPGKIMRQMAQMPDGRTYLWIARTVNHHRAAWGQPGKMFAIGLGCEMRHAERTVYSDGLNIHDASAATPIGSGCRLCPRDRCPQRAFPPIHRAVEIDAHRSAVTPY, encoded by the coding sequence ATGACCCAACCTCAGCCCAGCCAGTCGACCCATGCATATCAGGAGGATCGCCCATTCGTGGGGTCCCGTCTGCGCCAGTTACGCAAGGAGCGGGATATATCCCAAGCGAGGCTGGCCCAAACGCTGGGGTTATCGGCGTCCTATATCAATCAAATCGAACACGACAGCCGACCGCTCACCTTGTCGGTACTGACCAAAATCACCGATGCTTTCGGGGTGGACGCCACATTCTTTGCGCGCGAGGATTCCACCCGGCTGCTGGCCGAAGTGCAGGACGTGGTGCTGGATAAGGAGATCTGCCCCACCCCCGTGGATCTCACCGAACTGGCGGAACTCGTCCGCAACCACCCCACGTTGGCGCGGGCCATGGTGGACATGCACTCACGCTATCGCAACGTTTCCGACAAACTCTCGCTCGCCACGGAAGAACGCATTCAGGGTTCCGCCGTGCTGTCCATCACCCCGCGCGGCGAACTATTCGGTCGGGCCTCGGGACCGGAGGCCTTTTCCATGCCCCACGAGGAGGTCAGGGACTATTTCTATGCGCGGCAGAATTATGTGGACATCTTGGACGTCCAGGCCGAGCGCCTTTCCGAACACATCGGTATAGCAAAGCTGCAGATCCCCTTCACTGAGCAGATCATTGTGGACCGGCTCAAGAAAAGCCACGACATCACGGTGACCTACTCACGGGATTTGGGGGATACCCAACATCAGTTCATCCCCGAACGCCGGGAGCTGTTCGTCTCCGCGAAGATGCGCCCCGGGCAGATCGCCTTCCGCCTGGCCAGCGAGCTAGCCCACCTCGAGGCGGGGGATACCATCACCAGCCTGGTGGAGCTGGGGCACTTCACCTCCCAGGCCTCCCGCACCCTCGCAACCAGGGGGTTGGCCAGCTATTGGGCCGCAGCGCTACTGCTGCCCTATCGCACCTTTCACGCCTCCGCCGAGGAATCCCGCTACGACCTGGAATTCCTCATGCGGGAGTACGGCGTGGGGTACGAAACGGTCTGCCATCGCCTCTCCACCCTGCAACGCCCTAGCCTGCGCGGGATCCCGTGGACCTTCGTCCGCGTGGACCGGGCCGGGAACATGTCCAAACGGCAGTCGGCATCCGGGCTGCACCTATCCAACTCTGGCGGGACGTGCCCGCTGTGGAATGTGTACGAGACCTTCAGCTACCCCGGCAAGATCATGCGGCAGATGGCCCAGATGCCCGACGGGCGGACGTACCTATGGATCGCGCGAACAGTAAACCATCATCGCGCGGCATGGGGGCAGCCCGGGAAGATGTTTGCTATTGGGTTGGGCTGCGAGATGCGCCACGCCGAGCGCACGGTGTACTCCGATGGGCTTAACATCCACGATGCCTCCGCGGCCACGCCTATCGGCTCGGGCTGCCGGTTGTGCCCGCGAGATCGCTGCCCCCAGCGCGCCTTCCCGCCTATCCACCGAGCGGTGGAGATCGATGCCCACCGCTCTGCCGTCACCCCGTACTGA
- a CDS encoding MFS transporter has protein sequence MIEQPTPSRQPGNQGQHGQPSRPGPPSSFARSYPGIGRAWLLVAFAVFMVAWGGNEFTPMMVMYRKESVFSPVFVDSLLASYAIGIAGSLVIAGPLSDRFGRRIVMLPAPIVAIVASVLIAFGETTEWLMFTGRVLSGVSIGIAMTAGGSWIKELSTPAMDRTAKADSGAKRATMSLTGGFAIGALTAGLLAQWAPLPAQLPYVVHVALSVASLIGLLQVPETRQSAHLRVKGSFWSDLFVPTAKHPRFLLAVIPVAPWVFGCAGVAYAIMPALSQDRVSAAIAFSAAVTALCLGCGFGIQQFVQYLTSPRSAKGQIIALCLVIVGMSLAAWVAASRSIPGVLVVAVLLGGGYGLCMISGLSEVQRIAGPDDLGGLTAIFYVVTYIGFLFPMILTKLSQWFTYPIMLGFGVVMATLALVVVVLNSRRHLPSAA, from the coding sequence ATGATCGAACAGCCCACCCCTTCTCGACAGCCGGGCAACCAGGGCCAGCACGGGCAACCGAGCCGGCCCGGGCCGCCGTCTTCTTTCGCCCGCAGCTACCCCGGCATCGGACGAGCCTGGCTACTGGTGGCCTTCGCGGTGTTCATGGTGGCCTGGGGAGGCAACGAGTTCACCCCCATGATGGTGATGTACCGCAAGGAGAGCGTGTTCTCCCCGGTTTTCGTCGATTCCCTCTTGGCCAGCTACGCCATCGGGATTGCGGGCAGCTTGGTGATTGCCGGCCCCCTATCGGACCGTTTTGGTCGCCGTATCGTCATGTTGCCCGCGCCCATTGTTGCCATTGTCGCCTCGGTATTAATTGCCTTCGGGGAGACAACAGAGTGGCTCATGTTTACCGGCCGGGTGCTCTCCGGGGTGTCCATCGGTATTGCGATGACTGCGGGAGGGTCGTGGATTAAGGAACTTTCCACCCCCGCTATGGATCGCACCGCCAAAGCTGACTCTGGTGCTAAGCGGGCAACCATGTCCCTTACCGGGGGATTCGCCATTGGTGCCCTGACTGCCGGGCTGCTGGCCCAGTGGGCGCCGCTGCCCGCCCAATTGCCCTATGTCGTGCACGTCGCTTTATCCGTGGCCTCCCTAATAGGGTTGCTGCAGGTCCCGGAAACCCGCCAGAGCGCGCACCTTCGGGTGAAGGGGTCGTTCTGGTCCGACCTGTTTGTGCCCACGGCTAAGCATCCCCGTTTTTTGCTGGCTGTCATTCCCGTGGCCCCATGGGTGTTCGGATGTGCTGGGGTGGCCTATGCCATCATGCCGGCCCTGTCCCAAGACCGGGTGTCCGCCGCGATTGCTTTTTCTGCGGCAGTCACCGCTCTGTGTCTGGGGTGCGGATTTGGGATACAGCAATTCGTGCAGTACCTCACCAGCCCGCGTTCTGCCAAGGGGCAGATTATCGCCCTGTGCCTCGTCATTGTTGGCATGTCCCTGGCCGCTTGGGTGGCTGCAAGCCGTTCCATTCCGGGCGTGCTGGTTGTTGCCGTGCTCCTCGGCGGCGGTTACGGCCTCTGCATGATCTCGGGGTTGTCCGAGGTCCAGCGCATCGCCGGTCCCGACGATCTGGGTGGTCTCACTGCGATCTTCTACGTGGTGACTTACATCGGGTTCCTCTTCCCCATGATTCTCACGAAGCTGTCCCAGTGGTTCACTTACCCGATAATGTTGGGGTTCGGCGTGGTTATGGCAACCTTGGCTCTCGTCGTGGTAGTTCTCAATTCCCGACGCCACCTACCTAGCGCCGCCTGA
- a CDS encoding DUF1990 domain-containing protein encodes MTKSNSNRPAPSEAAAPARSGSPANLADLTYPAALIGASRDLADPRTKTPGSRRVLGHRNRFTRSTTPESAPPRDTRPNLAGWHTFAHSISIPAPASSLRVAIDAIVSGRMHRRAGVPLADLSGPMSPGDVVVVRLWGLRAPCLILDAPNTAQAFTLTYGTLPGHPEKGEESFCVSHADGRLTVLVTAFSRADRPITRVGGPVARAAQRVFARRYAHAVLAEVGLG; translated from the coding sequence GTGACCAAGTCCAATTCGAACCGCCCCGCGCCTTCCGAAGCGGCCGCTCCCGCTAGGTCAGGTAGCCCTGCCAATCTGGCAGACCTCACCTACCCAGCCGCGCTCATCGGAGCCTCCCGGGACCTCGCAGATCCCCGCACCAAAACCCCTGGCAGCCGCCGCGTTCTCGGCCACCGCAACCGCTTCACCCGCAGCACGACACCGGAAAGCGCGCCACCCAGAGACACTCGGCCGAACTTAGCGGGGTGGCATACATTCGCGCATTCCATCAGCATCCCCGCACCCGCCAGCTCCCTCCGGGTGGCTATCGATGCAATTGTGTCTGGCCGCATGCACCGGCGCGCCGGCGTTCCACTCGCAGATCTGTCGGGCCCCATGTCCCCCGGTGACGTGGTGGTTGTGCGGCTGTGGGGCCTTCGGGCGCCGTGCCTCATTCTGGACGCCCCGAACACCGCGCAGGCTTTTACCTTGACCTATGGAACCCTCCCAGGCCACCCGGAGAAGGGGGAGGAAAGTTTCTGCGTCAGCCATGCCGATGGCCGCCTCACCGTACTGGTTACGGCGTTTTCCAGAGCGGACCGGCCGATCACCCGCGTAGGCGGGCCGGTTGCTCGAGCAGCCCAGCGCGTGTTCGCACGGCGTTATGCCCATGCGGTACTCGCGGAGGTGGGATTGGGTTAG
- a CDS encoding antibiotic biosynthesis monooxygenase family protein: MSIVKINAISVPAEKGEELEKRFAANAERMSGVPGFKGFQLLRPVAGEDRYFVFTQWTDEESYAAWRDGDGRAAHAGERRKPVATGAQLLEFEVALDVQGPAR; the protein is encoded by the coding sequence ATGAGCATCGTAAAGATCAACGCAATTAGCGTCCCCGCAGAAAAAGGCGAGGAGCTGGAGAAGCGCTTCGCCGCGAATGCGGAGCGAATGAGCGGCGTGCCCGGGTTCAAGGGTTTCCAGTTGCTCCGCCCGGTGGCGGGCGAGGACCGCTACTTCGTGTTCACGCAGTGGACTGACGAGGAGTCCTACGCCGCCTGGCGCGACGGGGATGGGCGGGCAGCTCACGCCGGGGAACGCCGCAAGCCGGTTGCCACGGGAGCGCAGCTACTGGAGTTCGAAGTGGCGCTCGATGTCCAAGGGCCCGCACGCTAA
- a CDS encoding alpha/beta hydrolase produces MKRSIRRIAAAVLAAAAPIGATALAAPAAQASAISAAEQAHGAAPATLTFGQPTPGIEGKDRWRGRLEEFRKSGFDNVQEVWAHSPAMNRDIPLVVIQPKKPELRDNAPTLYLLNGADGGEGRANWINQTDVVQYYGGNDNPAAGEVSDGIGANIVMPMAGAFSYYSDWIQDAPSLGGKQAWETFMTKELPQAIEPALKANGNRAIAGMSMSATSSLLYAEHNPGTYDAVGSFSGCAATTTGLAPSFVELTLNRGGATPAQMWGGLNTDTARYNDALLNAEKLRGQPNIYVSNGTGIAGEYDWPTSPRINGNLSASGQVIVEGGVIEAGTNTCTHDLANRTNSLGIPVTYNFRPLGTHQWGYWQQDLRSFQPVLMAGLHPAK; encoded by the coding sequence ATGAAGCGAAGCATCCGCCGAATTGCCGCAGCGGTTTTGGCCGCCGCCGCACCCATCGGCGCCACGGCCCTGGCCGCCCCAGCAGCCCAGGCCTCCGCCATCAGCGCAGCCGAGCAGGCCCACGGTGCCGCTCCGGCCACTCTGACCTTTGGTCAGCCCACGCCGGGAATCGAAGGCAAGGATCGCTGGCGCGGGCGGTTGGAGGAGTTCCGCAAGTCGGGCTTCGACAACGTTCAGGAAGTGTGGGCCCACTCCCCGGCCATGAACCGGGACATCCCCCTGGTTGTCATACAGCCGAAGAAGCCCGAGCTGCGCGATAACGCCCCCACCCTGTACCTGCTCAACGGCGCTGACGGCGGTGAGGGCCGGGCGAACTGGATCAATCAGACGGACGTAGTGCAGTACTACGGCGGCAACGATAACCCGGCCGCCGGGGAAGTATCGGATGGCATCGGGGCGAACATCGTCATGCCCATGGCCGGGGCCTTCTCCTACTACTCCGATTGGATCCAGGACGCTCCCTCCCTGGGCGGAAAGCAGGCCTGGGAAACTTTTATGACCAAGGAGTTGCCGCAGGCCATCGAGCCGGCCCTTAAGGCCAATGGCAACCGCGCTATCGCGGGCATGTCCATGTCCGCGACATCCTCCCTGCTCTACGCCGAGCACAACCCGGGCACCTACGACGCGGTCGGATCCTTCTCCGGCTGCGCCGCCACGACCACCGGCCTGGCTCCGTCCTTCGTAGAGCTCACCCTTAACCGGGGCGGGGCCACCCCGGCCCAGATGTGGGGCGGACTCAACACGGACACCGCTCGCTACAATGATGCGCTGCTCAACGCCGAAAAGCTGCGGGGTCAGCCGAACATCTACGTGTCCAACGGCACCGGCATCGCCGGCGAATACGATTGGCCCACCTCCCCGCGGATCAACGGCAACCTGTCCGCCTCCGGCCAAGTCATCGTCGAGGGCGGCGTGATCGAAGCTGGTACAAACACCTGCACCCACGACCTTGCCAACCGGACCAATTCCCTGGGTATCCCGGTGACCTACAACTTCCGGCCGCTGGGCACCCACCAGTGGGGCTACTGGCAGCAGGACCTGCGCAGCTTCCAGCCGGTTCTGATGGCGGGCCTGCACCCGGCGAAGTAA
- a CDS encoding PspC domain-containing protein, translated as MPIGDERKDKSANAGNPTGVGGAASTTLDAAKNSWSNVRRAYHGMSKKKDGGPATGARTDCWNAGPKRLTRSTTNRMIGGVCGGIADYLGIPAVVVRGLIVASVVIPGPQVLLYLGAWYLMPKR; from the coding sequence GTGCCTATCGGTGACGAACGCAAGGACAAGAGCGCCAACGCCGGCAACCCCACCGGTGTCGGCGGCGCGGCCAGTACCACGCTGGACGCCGCCAAGAACAGTTGGAGCAACGTGCGCCGGGCTTACCACGGCATGTCCAAAAAGAAGGACGGTGGCCCCGCCACCGGTGCCCGCACAGATTGTTGGAACGCCGGCCCCAAGCGGCTGACCCGCAGCACAACGAACCGAATGATCGGCGGTGTCTGTGGCGGCATCGCCGATTACCTCGGGATCCCCGCAGTTGTGGTTCGGGGCCTCATCGTCGCATCCGTCGTCATTCCAGGACCCCAGGTGCTGCTTTACCTTGGGGCCTGGTACCTCATGCCCAAGCGCTAG
- the lpdA gene encoding dihydrolipoyl dehydrogenase, with the protein MAEQNEHFDVVVLGAGPGGYVCAIRAAQLGLKTAVVEKQYWGGVCLNVGCIPSKALIRNAELAHTITKEAKTYGITGDNISMDFSVAHARSRKVSGNIVKGVHFLMKKNKIQEINGRGSFVDDHTIEVSDGDDAGKTITFDNAIIATGSVVRSLPGVELGGNIVSYEEQILDSNKPESMVIIGAGAIGMEFAYVFSNFGVDITVVEFMDRVLPNEDKDVSKEIAKQYKKLGVKLKTGHKTTAVRDNGEGQGVEVDIESADGSKQETLKADRVMVSIGFAPRTEGYGLENTGVQLTERGAIQIDDEMRTNVKHIFAIGDVTAKLQLAHVAEAQGVVAAEVIAGAETELLGDYMMMPRATFCSPQVASFGYTEEVARKKAEEQGREIKVATFPYTANGKAQGLGHAVGFVKIVADAEYGELLGAHMVGPDVSELLPELTLAQRFDLTAEEIARNVHTHPTLSEAMKEAAHGIAGHMLNL; encoded by the coding sequence GTGGCTGAACAAAATGAGCATTTCGACGTTGTAGTACTCGGTGCCGGCCCTGGCGGCTATGTCTGCGCCATCCGGGCGGCCCAGCTGGGCTTGAAGACCGCCGTCGTGGAGAAGCAGTACTGGGGCGGGGTGTGCCTCAATGTGGGCTGTATCCCCTCCAAAGCTTTGATCCGCAACGCGGAGCTGGCGCACACCATTACCAAGGAAGCGAAGACCTACGGCATCACCGGAGACAACATCTCCATGGATTTCTCCGTTGCCCACGCCCGATCCCGGAAGGTCTCCGGGAACATCGTCAAGGGCGTGCACTTCCTCATGAAGAAGAACAAGATCCAGGAGATTAACGGTCGGGGGAGTTTCGTCGACGATCACACCATTGAGGTCTCCGACGGCGATGACGCAGGCAAGACAATCACCTTCGACAACGCGATCATTGCCACGGGTTCCGTTGTGCGCTCGCTGCCCGGGGTCGAACTGGGCGGGAACATCGTTTCCTACGAGGAGCAGATCCTCGATAGCAACAAGCCGGAATCCATGGTAATCATCGGCGCCGGAGCCATCGGAATGGAGTTCGCCTACGTGTTCTCCAACTTCGGGGTGGACATCACCGTGGTGGAGTTCATGGACCGGGTGTTGCCCAACGAGGACAAGGACGTGTCCAAAGAGATCGCCAAGCAGTACAAGAAGCTCGGCGTGAAGCTTAAGACGGGGCACAAGACCACGGCCGTGCGCGATAACGGCGAGGGGCAGGGCGTGGAGGTGGATATCGAATCCGCCGATGGTTCCAAGCAGGAAACCCTCAAGGCCGACCGCGTCATGGTCTCCATCGGTTTTGCGCCCCGCACCGAGGGCTACGGGCTGGAGAACACCGGCGTGCAACTCACCGAGCGGGGCGCGATCCAGATCGACGATGAGATGCGCACGAACGTCAAGCACATCTTCGCCATCGGGGACGTGACCGCGAAACTTCAGCTCGCCCACGTGGCTGAGGCCCAGGGTGTGGTGGCCGCGGAGGTCATTGCCGGGGCCGAAACCGAACTGCTAGGGGATTACATGATGATGCCCCGGGCAACCTTCTGCTCCCCGCAGGTCGCCAGCTTCGGTTACACCGAAGAGGTGGCCCGGAAGAAGGCCGAGGAACAGGGCCGCGAGATCAAGGTGGCGACCTTCCCCTACACGGCCAACGGCAAGGCCCAGGGCCTCGGGCACGCCGTGGGCTTCGTGAAGATCGTCGCGGATGCGGAGTACGGAGAGCTGCTCGGTGCGCACATGGTCGGCCCGGACGTCTCCGAGCTGCTGCCGGAGCTGACTCTCGCCCAGCGCTTCGACCTCACCGCCGAGGAAATCGCCCGCAACGTGCACACCCACCCCACGCTGTCGGAGGCCATGAAGGAAGCTGCCCACGGTATCGCTGGGCATATGCTGAACCTCTAG